Proteins from one Methanococcus maripaludis C5 genomic window:
- a CDS encoding selenouridine synthase SelU-like subunit, which translates to MIIFGLFGKTGCGKTEILNELKKKYSVVDIEGCANNKGSILGDLYDLSSNTQEEFDACLEKQRKIAENTGYCIVEFEGRRIGGRTKVTIPEPFSDLKCYEHNIVVNCPYECQIKRLLNWYLPKNEVEKEILIDKFIDLKSALSKPEKIELMDEIVDLLKKDEYNDAAILIEEGLYSEHYLRHIGKVKHDLIINNEDILKSTEEISKYIDEILKKHGIKI; encoded by the coding sequence ATGATTATTTTTGGACTTTTTGGAAAAACGGGTTGTGGAAAAACCGAAATTTTAAACGAATTAAAGAAAAAGTACTCAGTCGTAGATATCGAAGGCTGTGCAAACAATAAAGGAAGTATTTTGGGGGATTTATACGATTTATCATCAAATACTCAGGAAGAATTTGATGCATGCCTTGAAAAACAGAGAAAAATTGCGGAAAATACGGGATACTGCATAGTCGAATTTGAAGGAAGGCGAATTGGTGGCAGAACCAAAGTAACTATCCCTGAACCATTTTCTGATTTAAAATGTTACGAACATAATATCGTTGTAAACTGCCCTTACGAATGCCAGATTAAGAGACTTTTAAACTGGTATCTTCCAAAAAACGAGGTTGAAAAAGAAATTTTAATCGATAAATTTATTGATTTAAAATCTGCACTTTCAAAACCTGAAAAAATCGAATTAATGGACGAAATAGTTGATTTACTAAAAAAAGATGAATACAACGATGCTGCAATTTTAATTGAAGAAGGACTTTACAGTGAACACTACTTAAGGCATATTGGTAAGGTAAAACACGATTTAATCATAAATAACGAAGATATTCTAAAATCCACAGAAGAAATATCAAAATATATTGACGAAATTTTGAAAAAACACGGAATTAAAATTTAA
- a CDS encoding selenouridine synthase SelU-like subunit yields the protein MDENILSRLLTFKNDVILSIRLKTGEKAILRNGKIAAGKLTGQIASFISESSKNITKPSVLEFSGEMFYFEPVNIKKYLGSIGSELSDEVITIEQFFNLNSEYITIIDARSPREFSEKTISNAVNIPLFLTEEYETIGKLYKHEGKEVAIAKAGIIIQDGIKRIVSESLKLDPNKNLVVFCARGGMRSQSIATILKLLGFKVKRLVGGFKSYNISKT from the coding sequence ATGGACGAAAACATTCTTTCAAGGCTACTTACATTTAAAAATGATGTTATATTATCAATCCGGTTGAAAACTGGTGAAAAAGCAATTTTAAGGAATGGAAAAATTGCTGCTGGAAAATTAACTGGACAAATCGCATCATTTATTTCCGAAAGTTCTAAAAATATCACAAAACCGAGTGTTTTAGAATTTTCTGGCGAAATGTTTTATTTTGAACCGGTAAATATTAAAAAATACCTTGGATCAATTGGAAGTGAGCTTTCAGATGAGGTTATTACAATTGAACAGTTTTTCAATCTAAACTCTGAATATATAACAATAATCGATGCAAGGTCCCCAAGAGAATTTTCTGAAAAAACCATTTCCAATGCAGTAAATATCCCGCTTTTTTTAACGGAAGAATATGAAACTATTGGAAAACTCTATAAACACGAAGGAAAAGAAGTTGCAATTGCTAAAGCTGGAATTATTATTCAGGATGGAATAAAAAGAATAGTTTCAGAATCATTAAAATTGGATCCAAATAAAAATTTAGTTGTGTTTTGTGCAAGAGGCGGTATGAGAAGCCAGTCAATTGCAACGATATTAAAACTGTTGGGATTTAAAGTAAAAAGGCTTGTAGGCGGATTTAAAAGCTACAATATTTCAAAAACATAA
- a CDS encoding NOG1 family protein, with translation MRKSRDANPFKAMPTILYPDELLDKAYNRSEKIAGELRTTTRGLSTPKSRIIEDNKVRTTASVISDNLLKIVEKTPSIDNLDPFYREILEIMVGSDEFKKSLAAVQWASEIVKKLGTQYSRKVKKAQSPQATSIVRKEFIGRVSSVLKQIYPNMAFLGVARNKLKNIPTVKNLPSVVIAGYPNVGKSTLLRTLTDAEPEVNSYPFTTKGLNIGYTEEGIQIIDTPGVLDRPIYERNDIELHAVVAINYLSDMILFVIDPTEFCGFTIEEQFNLLQEVRKTFNAPILVALTKIDVDEMEGLDALEENLGEYEVMKVSSLKKEGIVDLRKRILDILNEQGLMDLLEEE, from the coding sequence ATGAGGAAATCGAGAGACGCGAACCCATTTAAAGCAATGCCTACAATTTTATATCCTGATGAATTGCTAGACAAGGCATACAACAGATCGGAAAAGATTGCAGGGGAACTTAGAACAACTACAAGAGGATTAAGTACCCCCAAATCAAGAATAATCGAGGATAATAAAGTTAGGACTACTGCATCAGTTATTTCAGACAATCTTTTAAAAATTGTAGAAAAAACTCCTTCAATAGATAATTTAGATCCATTTTATAGGGAAATTCTTGAAATTATGGTGGGAAGCGACGAATTTAAAAAATCGCTTGCAGCAGTCCAGTGGGCATCTGAAATTGTGAAAAAATTAGGAACCCAGTATTCAAGAAAAGTTAAGAAAGCACAAAGCCCGCAAGCTACATCAATTGTTAGAAAAGAGTTTATCGGAAGGGTTTCATCAGTTTTAAAACAGATTTACCCAAACATGGCGTTTTTAGGTGTCGCAAGAAACAAGCTTAAAAACATTCCAACGGTGAAAAACTTACCTTCAGTAGTTATTGCAGGATACCCAAACGTTGGAAAATCAACACTTCTTAGAACACTTACTGATGCAGAGCCAGAAGTAAATTCATACCCATTTACAACAAAGGGATTGAATATCGGATATACTGAAGAAGGAATTCAGATAATCGATACCCCCGGTGTTTTAGATAGGCCAATTTACGAAAGAAACGATATCGAACTTCACGCGGTAGTTGCAATAAACTATCTTTCAGATATGATTTTATTCGTAATTGATCCAACTGAATTCTGTGGATTTACGATAGAAGAGCAGTTTAATTTACTTCAAGAAGTTAGAAAAACATTCAACGCCCCAATTTTAGTTGCACTGACCAAAATAGATGTTGATGAAATGGAAGGTTTAGATGCACTCGAAGAAAACCTTGGAGAATACGAAGTAATGAAAGTGTCATCCCTTAAAAAAGAAGGTATTGTTGATTTAAGAAAAAGAATATTGGATATTCTTAACGAACAAGGTTTAATGGACCTTTTAGAAGAAGAATAA
- a CDS encoding DUF126 domain-containing protein has translation MKELNGRIISKGVVEGEAIVSKSSISFLGGVNEEGIVTDKENELFGKSIANKIFVFPTGKGSTVGSYVIYGLAKRGLLKGMVNFESEPIVATGAILGKIPLVDKVNIDEIKDGDIVVVDGNTGTVKIKEQ, from the coding sequence TTGAAAGAGCTAAATGGAAGAATTATTTCAAAAGGCGTCGTTGAAGGGGAAGCAATTGTTTCAAAATCGTCCATTTCATTTCTAGGCGGTGTAAATGAAGAAGGAATTGTAACTGATAAAGAAAATGAACTTTTTGGAAAAAGTATTGCAAATAAAATATTTGTATTTCCAACTGGAAAAGGAAGTACCGTTGGTTCTTACGTAATCTACGGGCTTGCTAAAAGAGGGCTTTTGAAAGGAATGGTAAATTTCGAGTCTGAACCAATTGTCGCAACTGGTGCAATTCTTGGAAAAATTCCACTCGTGGATAAAGTTAATATAGATGAAATTAAAGATGGCGATATAGTAGTAGTTGATGGAAACACGGGAACTGTTAAAATAAAAGAACAGTAA
- a CDS encoding class III signal peptide-containing protein, protein MDLKSLAFKNKGQISLELGVLTLAIVAVALFAGYLYIKNTLESAIQINETTNGTVGIYNGAVNKLTESVGNLSNK, encoded by the coding sequence ATGGATTTAAAATCTTTAGCATTTAAAAATAAAGGCCAGATTTCTCTTGAATTAGGTGTTCTTACTCTTGCAATTGTTGCAGTTGCACTATTTGCAGGTTATCTTTATATAAAAAATACATTGGAATCCGCAATCCAAATAAACGAAACTACAAACGGTACTGTGGGGATATATAACGGTGCGGTAAACAAATTAACTGAATCAGTTGGAAATTTAAGTAATAAATAA
- the selD gene encoding selenide, water dikinase SelD: MNVIISLKGDKIEEEINLTQMVTLHGUACKLPDTELENLVNGIISEDDLKHTKVGLGDDAAVVIKNGMAIVKTIDVFTPIVDDPYVQGRIAACNSTSDVYAMGISEIIGGLVFLGIPPELPVSVAKKMLQGFQDFCRENDTTIIGGHTILNPWPLIGGAITGVGKEEDILTKAGCKNGDVLILTKPLGSQSAMALSRVSEEFEDLIDIPKEEQKYILEKTIELMTTSNRIALLHLRDLENELGEKIANAMTDVTGFGILGHSQEMAEQSDVEIEISCLPVIKGTPELASLFGHGLCCGKGAETAGGLLISTKPEYKNKLIQKFKKNNVYAFEVGKIVNNGVGISKLSENVKILEL; this comes from the coding sequence ATGAATGTAATAATATCCCTCAAAGGTGATAAAATCGAAGAGGAAATAAACTTAACTCAAATGGTCACATTACACGGATGAGCTTGTAAACTTCCAGACACCGAACTTGAAAATTTAGTAAATGGCATAATTTCTGAAGATGATTTAAAACATACAAAAGTGGGCCTCGGAGACGATGCCGCAGTCGTTATAAAAAATGGAATGGCAATTGTAAAAACTATTGACGTTTTTACGCCAATTGTAGATGATCCATACGTTCAAGGGCGAATTGCAGCATGCAATTCTACCAGCGATGTATATGCAATGGGAATTTCTGAAATCATTGGTGGACTTGTATTTCTTGGAATTCCGCCAGAACTTCCAGTAAGTGTTGCGAAAAAAATGCTTCAAGGTTTTCAGGATTTCTGCCGGGAAAACGATACCACGATTATTGGTGGACACACCATTTTAAACCCCTGGCCTTTGATTGGCGGCGCAATTACTGGCGTTGGAAAAGAAGAAGATATTCTTACAAAAGCAGGATGTAAAAATGGTGATGTATTAATTCTTACAAAACCTCTTGGAAGCCAGAGTGCAATGGCACTATCAAGAGTTAGTGAGGAATTTGAAGACTTAATAGATATCCCAAAAGAAGAGCAAAAATATATCCTTGAAAAAACCATTGAACTGATGACAACATCTAATAGAATAGCTCTTTTACATTTAAGAGACCTTGAAAATGAATTGGGCGAAAAAATTGCAAATGCAATGACTGATGTTACGGGATTTGGTATTTTGGGTCACAGTCAGGAAATGGCTGAACAAAGTGACGTTGAAATTGAAATATCCTGCCTTCCAGTAATTAAAGGAACTCCAGAACTTGCTTCATTGTTTGGACATGGTTTATGCTGTGGAAAAGGTGCTGAAACTGCCGGTGGTCTCTTAATCTCCACAAAACCGGAATATAAAAATAAATTAATTCAGAAATTTAAAAAAAATAATGTTTATGCCTTTGAAGTTGGAAAAATAGTAAATAATGGTGTTGGAATATCTAAATTATCCGAAAATGTTAAGATTTTAGAATTGTGA
- a CDS encoding pyruvate kinase alpha/beta domain-containing protein, translating to MTEYFDYAGVKNTESTLKYAVERAKLGISDIVVASSYGETAKMLIDTLEKENLNVNVVVVTYHQGFSEPDVVAMPENVKNDLEKRGAKVFSGTHALSGVERGISGRFGGYGPVEVIAQTLKTLGQGVKVCYEVTVMAADAGLVSTKKEIIAIGGSSRGADSAVVIVPSNMNTFFDIELREVICMPKNKKKHE from the coding sequence GTGACCGAGTATTTTGATTATGCAGGAGTTAAAAATACAGAAAGTACATTAAAATATGCAGTAGAGCGGGCTAAATTGGGAATTTCTGACATTGTTGTTGCTTCTTCATATGGTGAAACTGCAAAAATGCTCATTGATACGTTAGAAAAAGAAAATTTAAATGTAAACGTGGTCGTTGTAACATACCATCAAGGATTTTCTGAGCCAGATGTTGTAGCAATGCCTGAAAATGTCAAAAATGACCTTGAAAAACGAGGCGCAAAAGTATTCAGCGGAACTCATGCATTGAGCGGTGTTGAAAGAGGAATTTCGGGAAGATTTGGTGGATATGGGCCTGTAGAAGTCATTGCCCAGACATTAAAAACACTTGGACAGGGTGTTAAGGTATGTTATGAAGTAACAGTAATGGCAGCTGATGCAGGCCTTGTTTCAACGAAAAAAGAAATTATTGCAATTGGTGGAAGCAGTAGGGGTGCTGATTCTGCAGTTGTGATAGTACCATCAAATATGAACACATTTTTTGACATCGAATTAAGGGAAGTAATATGCATGCCGAAAAATAAGAAAAAGCATGAATAG
- the rnz gene encoding ribonuclease Z, with the protein MKLTFLGTGAAIPTKYRAHPSISLKFDGEIFLFDCGENTQRQIIFTDVSPMKINNIFISHLHGDHVLGIPGLLQSIAFQGRTKPLNIYGPEETAKMIKNILNVGYHSIDYPINVYEISSKTSEKIISTDNYDVFSFPVVHSVPAVAYVFRQVKKPRMDLEKVNKLGIEIGPDLKRLKDGYNVELNGKIITPEDVTLPPKKGICVGYSGDTIPLNEFADFLKELKCTILIHEATFDKTMDKNAKETLHSTVHDALNIAKRSGANTVILTHISARYDELSAFEKDVVEFKVEHPDLHVLIAEDLMEYSLKGKWVKM; encoded by the coding sequence ATGAAACTAACATTTCTTGGAACTGGGGCGGCAATACCTACAAAATACCGTGCGCATCCATCCATTTCTTTAAAATTTGATGGAGAGATATTTTTGTTTGATTGTGGTGAAAATACACAAAGACAGATTATTTTTACGGATGTATCCCCGATGAAAATTAATAATATATTTATTTCACATTTGCACGGCGACCATGTGCTTGGAATTCCTGGACTTTTACAATCAATTGCATTTCAGGGAAGAACAAAACCTTTGAATATATATGGGCCAGAAGAAACTGCAAAAATGATTAAAAATATATTAAATGTGGGTTACCATTCGATCGATTATCCCATAAACGTCTATGAAATATCTTCAAAAACGTCTGAAAAGATAATTTCAACGGATAATTATGATGTATTCAGTTTTCCCGTGGTTCACTCGGTTCCTGCAGTTGCATATGTGTTCAGACAGGTTAAAAAACCTAGAATGGATTTAGAAAAAGTAAATAAATTAGGAATTGAGATAGGGCCCGATTTAAAAAGGTTAAAAGATGGATATAACGTTGAACTCAATGGCAAAATAATTACTCCTGAAGACGTTACACTTCCACCAAAAAAAGGGATTTGTGTCGGATACAGTGGGGATACCATTCCATTGAATGAATTTGCAGATTTTTTGAAAGAATTAAAATGCACTATTTTAATTCATGAAGCTACATTTGATAAAACAATGGATAAAAATGCAAAAGAAACACTTCACTCAACAGTTCATGACGCATTAAATATTGCAAAACGTTCTGGTGCGAATACTGTAATATTAACGCATATATCTGCGAGATACGATGAATTATCTGCTTTTGAAAAGGATGTTGTTGAATTCAAGGTAGAACATCCTGATTTACATGTATTAATTGCTGAAGATTTAATGGAATATTCTTTAAAAGGGAAATGGGTGAAAATGTGA
- a CDS encoding helix-turn-helix domain-containing protein has translation MSKLVLNMPCNTFTLETIMCCVFGLKAFDVAVYFEILKCKPAKINEIAESLNRERSTIQRSAQSLMNAGIIIRKQINIKEGGYYYKYEAIPFADVKEKIKKTMSDWSRDVCKWVDEIDEKDADELIKNLI, from the coding sequence ATGAGCAAATTGGTACTTAATATGCCCTGCAACACATTTACTCTTGAAACAATAATGTGTTGCGTGTTTGGACTGAAAGCATTTGATGTTGCAGTCTATTTCGAAATTTTAAAATGTAAACCTGCAAAAATAAATGAAATTGCAGAATCGCTGAATCGGGAGAGGAGCACAATTCAAAGATCTGCGCAGAGTTTAATGAATGCAGGCATTATTATTCGAAAACAAATAAATATCAAAGAAGGCGGCTATTATTACAAATATGAAGCTATTCCTTTTGCAGATGTCAAAGAAAAGATTAAAAAGACCATGAGTGACTGGAGTCGCGACGTTTGTAAATGGGTTGATGAAATAGATGAAAAAGATGCCGATGAATTGATAAAAAATCTAATTTAA
- a CDS encoding CBS domain-containing protein has product MKVKELMNPTIFTIDGEKSLFEAFKVMNNKGVKRVFVRITENIDGVITYRDLAHLFFEKGVFELMDVTLKDVSTKEILTIDEDADVKHAAQMMLHADVSGLLVIDEKTDAIGVISQTDILRALVKG; this is encoded by the coding sequence ATGAAAGTAAAAGAACTGATGAATCCGACGATTTTTACTATTGATGGGGAAAAAAGCCTGTTTGAAGCATTTAAGGTAATGAACAACAAGGGCGTTAAAAGGGTTTTTGTAAGAATAACTGAAAATATCGATGGAGTAATAACTTACCGGGATTTGGCACATTTATTTTTTGAAAAAGGGGTTTTTGAATTAATGGATGTAACCCTAAAAGACGTTTCAACAAAAGAAATATTAACTATCGATGAAGATGCAGATGTAAAACATGCTGCACAGATGATGCTTCATGCAGATGTTTCAGGACTTTTGGTAATCGATGAAAAAACAGATGCAATAGGAGTTATTTCTCAAACCGACATACTTCGAGCACTAGTTAAAGGATAA
- a CDS encoding YqaA family protein — translation MDIYQFAEYIVINYGYFGIFLIAFTEAVIQPVIPDIFIIGAAAFGLDSITCAFVASFGSLTGGYTGYFLGKKLGTDTFLKIFKEKNFTRGKDFFERFGVWGVAIAGFTPIPYKVFAWLAGIFKMNLLSFGAGTLLGRIPRFLLVAYFGYSLGVLFGLHAP, via the coding sequence ATGGATATTTACCAATTTGCAGAATATATTGTAATTAACTATGGATATTTCGGAATATTTTTAATTGCATTTACTGAAGCAGTAATTCAGCCAGTTATTCCAGACATTTTTATTATCGGCGCAGCGGCTTTTGGATTAGATTCCATAACGTGCGCTTTTGTAGCTTCTTTTGGTTCACTTACTGGAGGATACACAGGTTATTTTCTTGGAAAAAAACTTGGAACAGATACATTTTTGAAAATTTTTAAAGAAAAGAATTTTACAAGAGGAAAAGATTTTTTCGAAAGATTTGGAGTTTGGGGTGTAGCAATTGCAGGTTTTACTCCTATTCCATACAAGGTTTTTGCATGGCTTGCAGGAATATTTAAAATGAACCTTCTGTCATTTGGTGCAGGAACGCTTCTTGGAAGAATTCCAAGGTTTTTGCTTGTAGCGTACTTTGGCTACAGTTTAGGTGTGTTGTTTGGGTTACACGCACCTTAA
- a CDS encoding flavodoxin family protein has translation MKILGISGSPRKNGNTSNLVKEALKAAEAEGFETEFISLSGLELNPCIACDMCKKDEGCIIVDDMEEILEKIEDADGIIIGSPVYFGGVSAQTKMLIDRSRPLRAGFKLKYKVGAAISVGASRNGGQETTIRQIQDFYFIQSMIVVGDSEPTAHYGGTGQGKSPEDTKEDNFGLETSRNTGKRVADVLKKMKL, from the coding sequence TTGAAAATACTTGGAATAAGCGGTTCACCAAGAAAAAACGGAAATACGAGCAATCTCGTAAAAGAAGCGTTAAAAGCTGCTGAAGCGGAAGGTTTTGAAACAGAATTTATTTCACTTTCAGGTCTTGAATTAAACCCCTGTATTGCATGCGACATGTGCAAAAAAGATGAAGGATGTATCATTGTAGATGATATGGAAGAAATTTTAGAGAAAATTGAAGATGCTGACGGAATAATTATCGGATCTCCAGTTTACTTCGGGGGAGTTTCAGCACAAACTAAAATGTTAATTGATAGATCAAGACCTCTTAGAGCAGGCTTTAAATTAAAGTATAAAGTTGGTGCTGCAATTTCAGTTGGTGCTTCAAGAAACGGCGGTCAAGAAACTACAATAAGACAGATTCAAGACTTTTACTTCATACAGTCAATGATTGTGGTTGGAGATAGCGAACCTACTGCACACTACGGTGGAACAGGTCAAGGAAAATCACCAGAAGATACAAAAGAAGATAATTTCGGACTTGAAACTTCAAGAAATACTGGAAAAAGAGTAGCTGATGTTTTGAAAAAAATGAAATTATAA
- the dmpI gene encoding 4-oxalocrotonate tautomerase DmpI produces MPVITIEAGSVSKEQKEKLIKEFTKSASEIIGLPEEKFIVFIKENADENVGVGGISLLELKSKR; encoded by the coding sequence ATGCCTGTAATCACAATAGAAGCTGGATCTGTAAGTAAAGAACAGAAAGAAAAATTAATTAAGGAATTTACAAAATCTGCAAGCGAAATAATTGGACTTCCTGAAGAAAAATTTATCGTATTTATAAAAGAAAACGCCGATGAAAATGTAGGTGTTGGTGGAATTTCCCTTTTAGAACTTAAATCAAAAAGATAA
- a CDS encoding DUF473 domain-containing protein: protein MKALALTGVGPYAISEIVKNHIKTLNLKNICNLLALESSKVGDFLFITNISKEDVISGTDGLIVQIKKISINNQSGYSRSCDETESVVGKVQIELLGYASCSNVVETGLMDPSVVILKARSVYDL, encoded by the coding sequence ATGAAAGCACTAGCTTTGACGGGAGTGGGACCTTATGCAATTTCTGAAATTGTAAAGAACCACATAAAAACATTAAATTTGAAAAATATTTGTAATTTATTGGCATTGGAATCTTCAAAGGTAGGAGATTTTTTATTTATTACAAATATTTCAAAAGAAGACGTAATTTCTGGAACTGATGGGTTAATTGTTCAGATAAAGAAAATATCTATTAATAATCAGAGCGGATATTCAAGAAGCTGTGATGAAACAGAATCGGTAGTTGGCAAGGTTCAAATAGAACTTTTAGGCTATGCATCATGCTCAAATGTAGTTGAAACTGGATTAATGGATCCTTCAGTTGTAATTTTGAAAGCAAGATCAGTATATGATCTTTAA
- a CDS encoding proteasome assembly chaperone family protein has translation MEYVSKKEITYKEPLVITGFPGIGLVGSIASYHLLKNLKLEYVGYIEDPKLPEIMIVEEGIAYPPVRVYARDDLVVFFSDVMIPPELIYSMSNMISDRLKELNPKMVVTLEGFASMNPEKSFWVSSSEDILNSILDEDTPALQLGMVGGIPGALIKCCNDRDIPAACLITETVGLRPDPRGASKIIENLNKKYNLDADTEELIKEAENIEEKMKSLAKEHAKLMSKPKTENPMYM, from the coding sequence ATGGAATATGTTTCTAAAAAAGAAATAACGTATAAAGAACCTCTCGTAATTACTGGTTTTCCAGGCATCGGCCTTGTTGGAAGCATTGCTTCGTACCATCTTTTAAAAAACTTAAAACTGGAGTATGTGGGATATATTGAAGACCCGAAGCTTCCAGAAATAATGATTGTCGAAGAGGGAATTGCATATCCTCCTGTTCGAGTATATGCTCGCGATGATTTGGTAGTATTTTTTTCAGACGTAATGATTCCTCCTGAATTAATTTATTCTATGTCAAATATGATTTCAGACCGTTTAAAAGAATTAAATCCTAAAATGGTTGTAACACTGGAAGGATTTGCGTCAATGAATCCTGAAAAATCATTTTGGGTTTCATCGTCTGAAGATATTTTAAATTCAATTTTGGATGAAGATACGCCTGCATTACAGCTTGGAATGGTTGGGGGAATTCCAGGAGCACTTATAAAATGCTGTAATGATAGAGATATTCCAGCTGCATGTTTAATTACTGAAACGGTTGGATTAAGACCTGACCCACGAGGAGCATCTAAAATAATTGAAAACTTGAACAAAAAATACAATTTGGATGCTGACACCGAAGAACTGATAAAAGAAGCTGAAAATATCGAAGAAAAAATGAAAAGCCTCGCAAAAGAACATGCAAAATTAATGTCAAAGCCAAAAACTGAAAATCCAATGTATATGTAA
- the cobY gene encoding adenosylcobinamide-phosphate guanylyltransferase yields the protein MDALIMAGGKGTRLEENVEKPILDICGKPMIDYVIESLLNSEIEKIYVAVSNHTPKTKQYLEKKYSSDQNYNQKINIICTSGSDYVDDLNECIEFFREPFLILSSDIPTIKTKVINSIIKEYLIVNNSCNRIESFCVVTKQDDYVGTPSIDMGGYIPLGINILTPKYGEQTEILHVVKDIIVNVNTLSDKKLVETLINKVVE from the coding sequence ATGGATGCACTAATTATGGCGGGCGGAAAAGGAACACGGTTGGAAGAAAATGTTGAAAAACCAATTCTAGACATTTGTGGAAAACCAATGATCGATTATGTTATTGAATCACTTTTAAATTCAGAAATCGAAAAAATATATGTTGCAGTATCAAATCATACCCCTAAAACAAAACAATATTTGGAAAAAAAATATAGTTCAGACCAAAATTATAATCAAAAGATAAATATAATTTGTACATCTGGATCAGATTATGTCGATGACCTAAATGAATGTATAGAATTTTTTCGAGAACCATTTTTAATTTTATCGAGTGATATCCCGACAATTAAGACGAAAGTTATTAATAGTATAATAAAGGAGTATCTAATTGTTAACAATTCTTGTAATCGCATAGAGTCCTTTTGTGTAGTCACAAAACAGGATGACTATGTTGGAACACCCTCGATTGATATGGGTGGATACATACCTTTAGGTATCAACATATTAACTCCAAAGTATGGGGAACAGACTGAAATTCTCCATGTAGTTAAAGATATTATTGTAAATGTCAATACCCTTTCCGATAAAAAACTGGTCGAAACTCTAATCAATAAGGTGGTTGAATGA
- a CDS encoding PRC-barrel domain-containing protein: MKLSFKSLNGRSIVGSLGSIIGTVDDIVIDEKTGRIISLNVEPSEQSPISPSSENYTFVPYRTVSAIRDVVVIDESKINAKA, encoded by the coding sequence ATGAAATTATCCTTCAAATCATTAAATGGCAGATCCATTGTAGGTAGCTTAGGTAGTATCATCGGCACTGTTGATGATATTGTAATTGATGAAAAAACGGGCAGAATAATTTCATTAAATGTCGAACCTTCAGAACAAAGCCCAATCTCCCCTTCATCAGAAAACTATACTTTCGTTCCATACAGAACAGTAAGTGCAATCAGGGATGTTGTTGTTATTGATGAATCAAAGATAAATGCTAAAGCTTAA